In Candidatus Glassbacteria bacterium, a single window of DNA contains:
- a CDS encoding carbon-nitrogen hydrolase family protein codes for MSDQPPKTLQVSAAQMHWARPLERNMELTGKFIGQAAAEGSRVLLLPESSITGYYLPYAVTLSRETVLAALDEVCRLAAASAIWVIAGSIRKWKDTFLNLAHVIDPSGTVTYEYAKVQMAGEDERKYCTPGNKVAFFQIDGIDCAMSICRDGRHPELFRIPAMMGARIFFQPSCSSEHVEAVAWKRVSGRAQQAAGPKSYIHHVVANTVGQSPDAQQTSSGQSFIRDCTGLPLAEAGFYEETLISAVLDLDKSTGFYARQSAEHPAFLRRHWQAMMDAVRKQAGKNPEDE; via the coding sequence ATGAGCGATCAACCACCCAAAACCCTCCAGGTCTCGGCCGCCCAGATGCACTGGGCCCGGCCCCTGGAGCGCAACATGGAGCTGACCGGAAAATTCATCGGCCAGGCCGCCGCCGAGGGCAGCCGGGTGCTGCTGCTGCCGGAGTCGAGTATAACCGGCTACTATTTACCCTATGCGGTCACCCTCAGCCGGGAAACCGTGCTGGCCGCGCTGGATGAGGTCTGCCGTCTGGCCGCCGCGTCCGCTATCTGGGTGATCGCCGGCAGTATCCGCAAGTGGAAAGACACGTTTCTCAACCTGGCCCACGTAATCGACCCGTCGGGCACGGTCACCTACGAGTACGCCAAGGTGCAGATGGCCGGTGAGGACGAGCGCAAGTACTGTACCCCCGGCAACAAGGTGGCCTTTTTCCAGATCGACGGGATCGACTGCGCGATGTCGATCTGCCGCGACGGCCGTCACCCGGAACTCTTCCGCATCCCGGCCATGATGGGGGCCAGGATCTTCTTCCAGCCCTCCTGCAGCAGCGAACACGTGGAGGCGGTGGCCTGGAAACGGGTCTCGGGCCGCGCCCAGCAGGCGGCCGGTCCCAAGAGCTACATCCATCACGTGGTGGCCAACACGGTGGGCCAGTCGCCCGACGCCCAACAGACCTCCAGCGGGCAGAGTTTTATCCGCGACTGCACGGGGCTGCCCCTGGCCGAGGCCGGTTTCTACGAGGAGACTCTGATCTCTGCCGTGCTGGACCTGGACAAGTCGACCGGTTTCTACGCCAGGCAGTCCGCCGAGCATCCGGCGTTCCTGCGCAGGCACTGGCAGGCGATGATGGACGCTGTGCGCAAACAGGCCGGGAAAAATCCGGAGGACGAGTAA